The following proteins are encoded in a genomic region of Nocardioides sp. cx-173:
- a CDS encoding ferritin-like domain-containing protein yields MSELSALQTALAAEHAAVYVLGVLGGQTSQSASPRLFAAVTDAYVAHRGRRDQLVRSIEDLGGDPVGAEVAYAVPGDLGTPEAVTRRALRLERDCAATYAYLVASTSDELRTWALRSLQATAVRELAFGGSPQDFPGRTDG; encoded by the coding sequence GTGAGCGAGCTCTCGGCCCTGCAGACGGCACTGGCCGCGGAGCACGCCGCCGTCTACGTGCTGGGCGTCCTGGGCGGGCAGACGTCGCAGTCGGCCAGTCCGCGGCTGTTCGCGGCGGTCACCGACGCCTACGTGGCACACCGGGGGCGCCGCGACCAGCTGGTGCGCAGCATCGAGGACCTCGGCGGCGACCCGGTCGGGGCCGAGGTCGCCTACGCCGTGCCGGGCGACCTGGGCACGCCCGAGGCGGTCACCCGGCGCGCGCTGCGTCTCGAGCGCGACTGCGCGGCGACGTACGCCTACCTGGTCGCGAGCACCAGCGACGAGCTGCGCACCTGGGCGCTGCGGTCCCTGCAGGCCACCGCCGTGCGGGAGCTCGCCTTCGGGGGCTCACCGCAGGACTTCCCCGGGCGCACCGACGGCTGA
- the ispG gene encoding flavodoxin-dependent (E)-4-hydroxy-3-methylbut-2-enyl-diphosphate synthase, translated as MTAISLGMPEAPPPVLAPRRKTRQIQVGRVGVGSDHPVSVQSMTTTLTSDVNATLQQIAELTATGCDIVRIACPSQDDADALAEIAEHSQIPVIADIHFQPKYVFAAIDAGCAAVRVNPGNIRKFDDQVKEIARAAQDRGTSIRIGVNAGSLDPRLLQKYGKATPEALVESAKWEAGLFEEHGFRDFKISVKHNDPVVMVRAYELLAAEGDWPLHLGVTEAGPAFQGTIKSATAFGALLSQGIGDTIRVSLSAPPVEEVKVGIQILQSLNLRPRKLEIVSCPSCGRAQVDVYTLAEQVTAGLEGMEVPLRVAVMGCVVNGPGEAREADLGVASGNGKGQIFVKGEVIKTVPESQIVETLIEEAMRIAEGMEAVDGAEAQVTVS; from the coding sequence ATGACCGCCATCAGCCTCGGCATGCCGGAGGCGCCGCCTCCCGTGCTCGCCCCACGCCGCAAGACCCGCCAGATCCAGGTGGGCAGGGTCGGGGTCGGGAGCGACCACCCGGTGTCGGTGCAGTCGATGACGACGACGCTCACCTCCGACGTCAACGCGACCCTGCAGCAGATCGCCGAGCTGACCGCGACCGGGTGTGACATCGTGCGCATCGCCTGTCCGAGCCAGGACGACGCCGACGCGCTCGCCGAGATCGCGGAGCACTCCCAGATCCCGGTGATCGCCGACATCCACTTCCAGCCCAAGTACGTCTTCGCCGCGATCGACGCCGGCTGCGCCGCCGTGCGCGTCAACCCGGGCAACATCCGCAAGTTCGACGACCAGGTGAAGGAGATCGCGCGCGCCGCCCAGGACCGCGGTACCTCGATCCGCATCGGCGTCAACGCCGGGTCGCTGGACCCGCGCCTGCTGCAGAAGTACGGAAAGGCCACGCCCGAGGCGCTCGTGGAGTCGGCGAAGTGGGAGGCCGGGCTGTTCGAGGAGCACGGCTTCCGGGACTTCAAGATCTCGGTCAAGCACAACGACCCCGTGGTCATGGTGCGCGCCTACGAGCTGCTGGCCGCCGAGGGGGACTGGCCGCTGCACCTCGGCGTCACCGAGGCCGGGCCGGCGTTCCAGGGCACGATCAAGTCCGCGACCGCCTTCGGCGCACTGCTGAGCCAGGGCATCGGCGACACCATCCGCGTCTCCCTCTCGGCCCCGCCGGTCGAGGAGGTCAAGGTCGGCATCCAGATTCTGCAGTCGCTCAACCTGCGCCCGCGCAAGCTCGAGATCGTCAGCTGCCCGAGCTGCGGCCGCGCGCAGGTCGACGTCTACACCCTGGCCGAGCAGGTGACCGCCGGCCTCGAGGGCATGGAGGTCCCGCTGCGCGTCGCCGTCATGGGCTGCGTCGTCAACGGCCCGGGTGAGGCGCGTGAGGCCGACCTCGGCGTCGCCTCGGGCAACGGCAAGGGCCAGATCTTCGTCAAGGGCGAGGTCATCAAGACCGTCCCCGAGTCGCAGATCGTGGAGACGCTGATCGAGGAGGCCATGCGCATCGCCGAGGGCATGGAGGCCGTCGACGGCGCCGAGGCCCAGGTCACCGTCTCCTAG
- a CDS encoding YlxR family protein, whose amino-acid sequence MGCRQRAAKRELMRVTAGSDAHGQPAVVPDPDATAPGRGAHLHPTAECYDLAVRRRTFARALRHEGPLSAAPVEEFLASRADPQ is encoded by the coding sequence GTGGGGTGCCGCCAGCGGGCCGCCAAGCGTGAGTTGATGCGGGTGACTGCCGGCTCGGACGCGCACGGCCAGCCGGCCGTCGTACCCGATCCGGACGCCACCGCACCCGGCCGGGGCGCACACCTGCACCCCACCGCCGAGTGTTACGACCTCGCCGTACGACGCAGAACGTTCGCCCGTGCCTTGCGGCACGAGGGGCCGCTTTCCGCCGCACCGGTGGAGGAGTTCCTCGCCTCGCGCGCAGACCCACAGTGA
- the rimP gene encoding ribosome maturation factor RimP, whose translation MSAKQAEIQAKIEAELKDPLRELALDIEAVEITPAGKRRVLRVAVDKDGGVTLDEVAEATRRIDSVLEASDVMGEHPYTLEVTSRGVDRPLTLPRHWRRNADRLVKVTLTDGSSFTGRILASDEERATVDVAGTSRDVTYAHVDKALVQIEFNRKKSTDTDDEDEDDA comes from the coding sequence ATGAGCGCCAAGCAGGCCGAGATCCAAGCCAAGATCGAGGCGGAGCTGAAGGACCCCCTGCGCGAGCTCGCCCTCGACATCGAGGCCGTCGAGATCACCCCCGCCGGCAAGCGCCGCGTGCTGCGGGTGGCCGTCGACAAGGACGGCGGGGTCACCCTCGACGAAGTCGCCGAGGCGACCCGTCGCATCGACTCCGTGCTCGAGGCCTCCGACGTGATGGGGGAGCACCCCTACACGCTCGAGGTGACCTCCCGCGGGGTCGACCGGCCGCTGACGCTGCCGCGCCACTGGCGCCGCAACGCCGACCGGCTGGTCAAGGTCACCCTCACCGACGGCTCCTCCTTCACCGGGCGGATCCTCGCCTCCGACGAGGAGCGCGCCACCGTCGACGTGGCGGGGACGTCTCGCGACGTGACCTACGCCCACGTGGACAAGGCGCTGGTGCAGATCGAGTTCAACCGCAAGAAGAGCACCGACACCGACGACGAGGACGAGGACGACGCCTGA
- a CDS encoding GNAT family N-acetyltransferase: protein MPTTTRHGVRPLGSADLEAFLALAERDPVVNVFAIYRARTTSLEPRWLGGEVWGRFANGELVAACHVGANLVPIQATADDARAFAERALTRSRSVSTIVGPHDAVRVFWDSVADSWGSPRECRWEQPHLVIDTPPLVEADHRVRRTTRQDLPELYPACVAMYTEEVGVSPEAGGGADLYRARVSQLTSRGWSFARFDEGRVVFKAEVACATEDAAQVQGVWVPPDRRGEGLATAGMAAVVDFVQHEIAPVVSLYVNEWNTPARRAYEAVGFRETMRFSTVMF, encoded by the coding sequence GTGCCGACGACCACCCGCCACGGCGTACGCCCCCTCGGCTCTGCCGACCTCGAGGCGTTCCTGGCGCTGGCCGAGCGGGACCCGGTGGTCAACGTGTTCGCGATCTACCGCGCCCGCACGACCAGCCTCGAGCCCCGGTGGCTCGGGGGAGAGGTGTGGGGCCGCTTCGCCAACGGTGAGCTGGTCGCCGCCTGCCACGTCGGTGCCAACCTGGTGCCGATCCAGGCCACGGCCGACGACGCGCGGGCGTTCGCCGAGCGAGCGCTGACCCGCAGCCGCAGCGTCTCCACGATCGTGGGGCCCCACGACGCCGTCCGGGTCTTCTGGGACAGCGTCGCCGACTCGTGGGGCAGTCCCCGCGAGTGCCGGTGGGAGCAGCCGCACCTGGTCATCGACACCCCACCGCTGGTCGAGGCGGACCATCGCGTGCGCCGTACGACGCGGCAGGACCTGCCGGAGCTCTACCCCGCCTGCGTGGCCATGTACACCGAGGAGGTCGGAGTGTCCCCGGAGGCCGGGGGCGGCGCCGATCTCTACCGCGCCCGGGTCAGCCAGCTCACCAGCCGGGGCTGGTCCTTCGCCCGCTTCGACGAGGGGCGCGTGGTGTTCAAGGCGGAGGTCGCCTGCGCCACCGAGGACGCCGCGCAGGTCCAGGGCGTCTGGGTGCCTCCGGACCGCCGAGGCGAGGGCCTGGCCACGGCAGGCATGGCCGCGGTCGTCGACTTCGTCCAGCACGAGATCGCGCCGGTCGTCTCGCTCTACGTCAACGAGTGGAACACGCCGGCACGTCGCGCCTACGAGGCCGTCGGCTTCCGGGAGACGATGCGCTTCTCGACCGTGATGTTCTGA
- the nusA gene encoding transcription termination factor NusA has product MDIDMSILRMLEREKEISFSVLVEAIEQALLTAYHKTPGAQEKARVTLDRKTGHVTVLAAELDDEGNVVGEFEDTPDGFGRIAATTAKQIMLQRLRDAEDDVRFGEFSGKEGDIISGVIQQGRNPADVLVDLGKLEALLPVGERVPGEDYQHGTRIKCLVVSVRKGMRGPQITLSRSHPNLVKKLFALEVPEIASGVVEIKAIAREAGHRTKIAVKTDTPGVNPKGACIGPMGQRVRNVMSELHGEKIDIVDWSDDPATLVASALSPARVTSVEIVDLAERSARVVVPDFQLSLAIGKEGQNARLAARLTGWRIDIHGDEEAPAGT; this is encoded by the coding sequence ATGGACATCGACATGAGCATCCTGAGGATGCTGGAGCGCGAGAAGGAGATCTCCTTCTCGGTACTGGTCGAGGCGATCGAGCAGGCACTCCTCACGGCGTACCACAAGACGCCGGGAGCGCAGGAGAAGGCGAGGGTCACCCTCGACCGCAAGACCGGCCACGTGACCGTGCTGGCCGCCGAGCTCGACGACGAGGGCAACGTCGTCGGCGAGTTCGAGGACACGCCCGACGGGTTCGGCCGGATCGCCGCCACGACCGCCAAGCAGATCATGCTGCAGCGGCTGCGCGACGCCGAGGACGACGTGCGGTTCGGGGAGTTCTCCGGCAAGGAGGGCGACATCATCTCCGGCGTCATCCAGCAGGGTCGCAACCCCGCCGACGTCCTGGTCGACCTCGGCAAGCTCGAGGCGCTGCTGCCGGTGGGCGAGCGGGTCCCCGGCGAGGACTACCAGCACGGCACCCGCATCAAGTGCCTCGTGGTGTCGGTGCGCAAGGGCATGCGCGGACCGCAGATCACGCTCTCGCGCTCGCACCCCAACCTGGTCAAGAAGCTGTTCGCGCTGGAGGTCCCCGAGATCGCCAGCGGGGTCGTCGAGATCAAGGCGATCGCCCGCGAGGCCGGGCACCGGACCAAGATCGCGGTCAAGACCGACACCCCGGGGGTCAACCCCAAGGGCGCCTGCATCGGCCCGATGGGTCAGCGGGTGCGCAACGTGATGTCGGAGCTGCACGGCGAGAAGATCGACATCGTCGACTGGTCCGACGACCCGGCCACGCTCGTCGCCAGCGCGCTGTCGCCGGCGCGCGTCACCTCGGTCGAGATCGTCGACCTCGCCGAGCGCTCCGCCCGCGTCGTCGTCCCGGACTTCCAGCTCTCGCTGGCGATCGGCAAGGAGGGCCAGAACGCCCGCCTCGCCGCCCGCCTCACCGGCTGGCGCATCGACATCCACGGCGACGAGGAAGCCCCCGCGGGCACCTGA
- the rbfA gene encoding 30S ribosome-binding factor RbfA: MTSPRVRKIADRIQVIVAEMLERRIKDPRLGFVTLTDVRLTGDGQQATIFYTVLGGEEEMAGTAVALESAKGVLRSEVAKQLGTRTAPTLTFVHDALPDEARALEEVLARAKAQDEAVAAARANAAYAGGDDPYKKPREIAQDDAEADAGDETEDHAEDDEKL; the protein is encoded by the coding sequence ATGACCAGCCCACGTGTGCGCAAGATCGCCGACCGGATCCAGGTGATCGTCGCGGAGATGCTCGAGCGCCGGATCAAGGACCCCCGGCTCGGCTTCGTGACGCTGACCGACGTACGCCTGACCGGCGACGGGCAGCAGGCCACGATCTTCTACACCGTCCTCGGCGGCGAGGAGGAGATGGCCGGCACCGCGGTGGCGCTGGAGTCCGCCAAGGGCGTCCTGCGCTCCGAGGTCGCCAAGCAGCTCGGCACCCGCACGGCGCCCACGCTGACGTTCGTCCACGACGCCCTGCCCGACGAGGCGCGCGCCCTCGAGGAGGTGCTCGCCCGTGCCAAGGCGCAGGACGAGGCCGTGGCCGCGGCGCGCGCCAACGCGGCGTACGCCGGCGGTGACGACCCGTACAAGAAGCCCCGCGAGATCGCCCAGGACGACGCCGAGGCCGACGCCGGGGACGAGACCGAGGACCACGCCGAGGACGACGAGAAGCTGTGA
- the infB gene encoding translation initiation factor IF-2 yields MAKTRVHELAKEFGVESKFVLEKFKEMGEFVKSASSTVELPAEMRFRKEVGESLKAAAAPAAPAEEKAAPKPTPRKPGPAKKAAEPEVQAPEPAPVVEAAPAAPAAPAAPAAPAAPVAPAQPEAPAAAAPSAPSAPSATPSARPKAPTPAPRPVGKPSGTPRPGNNPFSSSQGMGKRPAAPPREPAADEAPGDARPPRPAAAREGGAPGRPGMPRPNPAMMPKSPSAFGPGPAGRGGPGRGGPGGAPGRGGPGGAPGRGAPGRGAPAGAGAPGGRPGGFGPSGGGRPGGGNRPGQRGQTQGAFGRPGGPSRRGRKSKRARRQEFEAMEAPTLGGMRVRKGNGETVRLARGASLTDFADKVGVDAAQLVQMLFHLGEMVTATESVNDATLELLGEELNYNVEVVSPEDEDRELLESFDIDFGTDEGDDSDLVVRPPVVTVMGHVDHGKTKLLDALRNANVVDKEAGGITQHIGAYQVSTEVDGTERRITLIDTPGHEAFTAMRARGAQATDIAILVVAADDGVMPQTVEALNHARAAGVPIVVAVNKIDKPDADPTKVRGQLTEYGLIPEEYGGDAMFVDVSAKSELNLDKLLEAVVLTADASLDLRANPTQDAQGLVVEAHLDRGRGPVATVLVQRGTLRVGDSIVAGAGYGRVRAMLDEHGDNIEQADPSRPAMVLGLTAVPGAGQNFIVVEDDRMARQIAEKREARERAAMQAKRRVRRTLEDFMASMEKGESQELNLILKGDVSGSVEALEDALAQIDVGDEVSLRVIDRGVGAITETNVDLAAASDAIIIGFNVRPQGKASQMADKEGVEIRYYSVIYNAIEEIEAALKGMLKPVYEESTLGQAEIRAIFRSSKLGNIAGCMVTSGVIRRNAKVRVLRDNKVIADNLDLSSLKREKDDASEVREGFECGLVLKNFQDIKEGDVVEAFEMREIARS; encoded by the coding sequence GTGGCTAAGACCCGAGTACACGAGCTCGCAAAAGAGTTCGGCGTCGAGAGCAAGTTCGTTCTCGAGAAGTTCAAGGAGATGGGCGAGTTCGTCAAGTCGGCGAGCTCGACTGTCGAGCTCCCCGCGGAGATGCGCTTCCGCAAGGAGGTAGGCGAGTCGCTCAAGGCCGCCGCCGCCCCTGCCGCTCCTGCCGAGGAGAAGGCCGCCCCCAAGCCGACCCCGCGCAAGCCCGGCCCGGCCAAGAAGGCCGCCGAGCCCGAGGTGCAGGCTCCCGAGCCGGCCCCCGTCGTCGAGGCGGCCCCCGCCGCCCCCGCCGCACCGGCAGCGCCGGCAGCTCCTGCTGCCCCGGTCGCTCCGGCCCAGCCGGAGGCGCCCGCCGCCGCGGCCCCGTCCGCCCCGTCCGCACCGAGCGCGACCCCGTCCGCGCGTCCGAAGGCACCGACCCCGGCCCCGCGCCCGGTCGGCAAGCCCAGCGGCACGCCGCGTCCGGGCAACAACCCGTTCTCGTCCAGCCAGGGCATGGGCAAGCGCCCCGCGGCGCCGCCGCGTGAGCCGGCTGCCGACGAGGCTCCCGGCGACGCTCGTCCGCCGCGTCCGGCCGCCGCCCGCGAGGGTGGCGCCCCGGGTCGTCCGGGCATGCCTCGCCCCAACCCGGCGATGATGCCCAAGTCCCCGTCCGCCTTCGGTCCCGGCCCGGCCGGTCGCGGCGGCCCCGGTCGCGGCGGCCCCGGTGGGGCTCCCGGCCGCGGTGGCCCCGGTGGGGCTCCCGGTCGCGGTGCTCCGGGTCGCGGTGCCCCCGCGGGTGCCGGCGCCCCGGGCGGTCGCCCCGGTGGCTTCGGCCCGAGCGGCGGCGGTCGTCCCGGCGGCGGCAACCGCCCCGGCCAGCGCGGCCAGACCCAGGGTGCCTTCGGTCGCCCGGGTGGTCCCTCGCGTCGTGGGCGCAAGTCCAAGCGGGCGCGTCGCCAGGAGTTCGAGGCCATGGAGGCCCCGACCCTGGGCGGCATGCGGGTCCGCAAGGGCAACGGCGAGACCGTGCGTCTCGCTCGTGGCGCCTCGCTGACCGACTTCGCCGACAAGGTCGGCGTCGACGCCGCCCAGCTGGTGCAGATGCTCTTCCACCTCGGCGAGATGGTGACCGCGACCGAGTCGGTCAACGACGCGACGCTCGAGCTGCTCGGTGAGGAGCTCAACTACAACGTCGAGGTCGTCTCCCCCGAGGACGAGGACCGCGAGCTGCTGGAGTCGTTCGACATCGACTTCGGCACCGACGAGGGCGACGACAGCGACCTGGTGGTGCGTCCGCCGGTCGTGACCGTCATGGGTCACGTCGACCACGGAAAGACCAAGCTCCTCGACGCGCTGCGCAACGCCAACGTCGTCGACAAGGAGGCCGGTGGCATCACCCAGCACATCGGTGCCTACCAGGTCTCCACCGAGGTCGACGGCACCGAGCGTCGCATCACCCTGATCGACACCCCCGGTCACGAGGCGTTCACCGCCATGCGTGCCCGTGGTGCCCAGGCGACCGACATCGCGATCCTGGTGGTCGCGGCCGACGACGGCGTCATGCCCCAGACGGTGGAGGCGCTCAACCACGCCCGTGCCGCCGGCGTGCCGATCGTGGTCGCGGTCAACAAGATCGACAAGCCCGACGCGGACCCGACCAAGGTGCGCGGCCAGCTGACCGAGTACGGCCTGATCCCCGAGGAGTACGGCGGCGACGCGATGTTCGTCGACGTCTCGGCCAAGTCCGAGCTCAACCTGGACAAGCTGCTCGAGGCGGTCGTCCTGACGGCCGACGCGTCCTTGGACCTGCGGGCCAACCCCACGCAGGACGCCCAGGGCCTGGTCGTCGAGGCCCACCTCGACCGTGGCCGCGGCCCGGTCGCGACCGTCCTCGTCCAGCGCGGCACGCTGCGCGTCGGCGACTCGATCGTGGCGGGCGCCGGCTACGGCCGCGTGCGCGCCATGCTCGACGAGCACGGCGACAACATCGAGCAGGCAGACCCGTCGCGCCCCGCGATGGTCCTCGGTCTGACCGCGGTGCCTGGCGCAGGCCAGAACTTCATCGTGGTCGAGGACGACCGCATGGCGCGCCAGATCGCGGAGAAGCGTGAGGCGCGTGAGCGTGCGGCCATGCAGGCCAAGCGTCGCGTGCGTCGCACCCTCGAGGACTTCATGGCCTCCATGGAGAAGGGCGAGAGCCAGGAGCTCAACCTCATCCTCAAGGGCGACGTGTCCGGCTCGGTCGAGGCTCTCGAGGACGCCCTCGCGCAGATCGACGTCGGCGACGAGGTCAGCCTGCGGGTCATCGACCGCGGTGTCGGTGCGATCACCGAGACCAACGTCGACCTGGCCGCGGCCTCCGACGCCATCATCATCGGCTTCAACGTCCGGCCCCAGGGCAAGGCGAGCCAGATGGCGGACAAGGAAGGCGTGGAGATCCGGTACTACTCGGTCATCTACAACGCCATCGAGGAGATCGAGGCGGCTCTCAAGGGCATGCTCAAGCCGGTCTACGAGGAGTCGACCCTGGGCCAGGCGGAGATCCGTGCGATCTTCCGCTCGTCCAAGCTCGGCAACATCGCGGGCTGCATGGTCACCTCGGGTGTCATCCGCCGCAACGCCAAGGTGCGGGTGCTGCGTGACAACAAGGTGATCGCGGACAACCTCGACCTCAGCTCGCTCAAGCGCGAGAAGGACGACGCGTCCGAGGTCCGCGAGGGCTTCGAGTGCGGCCTGGTGCTCAAGAACTTCCAGGACATCAAGGAAGGCGATGTCGTGGAGGCGTTCGAGATGCGCGAGATCGCCCGCAGCTGA
- a CDS encoding HAD family hydrolase, protein MPESPGVDAVIFDWGGTLTRWHDIDFHAESLALAQAVVGHGDVEASRARLHEAGSVIWGRSRDHQQSATVADLFTEAGLDHDPELLRHYYEFWEPHTLTDPAVGPLWTSLRADGLRIGVLSNTIWPRSWHERIFERDGVRHLIDGDVYTSEIPWTKPSPRAFGAAMQAVGAHDPARCVYVGDRLFDDIWGAQQAGLRTIHVPHSAIPAEQTGHTEGVPDAVAHDLADVASIVAGWR, encoded by the coding sequence ATGCCCGAGAGCCCCGGAGTCGACGCCGTGATCTTCGACTGGGGCGGCACGCTCACCCGCTGGCACGACATCGACTTCCACGCCGAGTCGCTGGCGCTGGCCCAGGCGGTCGTCGGCCACGGCGACGTGGAGGCGTCGCGGGCCAGGCTCCACGAGGCCGGGAGCGTCATCTGGGGCCGCTCGCGCGACCACCAGCAGAGCGCGACGGTGGCCGACCTCTTCACCGAGGCCGGGCTGGACCATGACCCCGAGCTGCTCCGCCACTACTACGAGTTCTGGGAGCCGCACACCCTCACCGACCCGGCCGTCGGCCCCCTGTGGACGTCGCTGCGCGCCGACGGCCTGCGCATCGGAGTGCTGTCCAACACGATCTGGCCGCGCTCCTGGCACGAGCGGATCTTCGAGCGCGACGGGGTGCGCCACCTGATCGACGGTGACGTCTACACCAGCGAGATCCCGTGGACCAAGCCGTCACCGCGCGCGTTCGGCGCGGCGATGCAGGCGGTCGGCGCTCACGACCCGGCGCGCTGCGTCTACGTCGGCGACCGGCTCTTCGACGACATCTGGGGCGCCCAGCAGGCCGGCCTGCGCACGATCCACGTCCCGCACAGCGCGATCCCGGCCGAGCAGACGGGCCACACCGAAGGCGTGCCCGACGCCGTTGCCCACGACTTGGCCGACGTTGCCTCGATCGTCGCCGGCTGGCGCTGA
- a CDS encoding proline--tRNA ligase: MMMRMSSLFLRTLREDPVDAEVPSHRLLVRAGYIRRAAPGIYTWLPLGLRVLRRIETIIREEMDGIGAQELSFPALLPKEPYEATGRWTDYGDGIFRLQDRKGNDYLLGPTHEEMFTLVVKDLYSSYKDLPLSIYQIQTKYRDEARPRAGLLRGREFIMKDSYSFDVDDAGLEASYQRHRDAYIRIFDRLGFEYVIVKATAGAMGGSKSEEFLARAAVGEDTYVRCSSCDYAANVEAVTVRPPAPVPYDDAPAAHAEQTPATPTIETLVDHLNATFPRADRPWEAADTLKNVLVVLKHPDGTREPLAIGLPGDREVDRKRLEGQLEPIEVEPMDEAELRKHPALVKGYIGPGVLGEKSASEIRYLVDPRVVEGTRWVTGADVDGSHVLDLVAGRDFTPDGTIEAADVRDGDACPNCDEGTLESARGIEMGHIFQLGRKYAEALELKVLDENGKLVTVTMGSYGIGPSRAVAAIAEGTLDESGLCWPRNVAPADVHIVAAGKDADVFAAAERIAHELDACGVQVLYDDRAGKISPGVKFKDAELIGVPTIVVVGKTLAETGAVEVRDRRTGERVGVPADRVVDHLVALVRA, translated from the coding sequence ATGATGATGCGGATGTCGAGCCTGTTCCTGCGGACCCTGCGTGAGGACCCCGTGGACGCCGAGGTCCCGAGCCACCGGCTGCTGGTGCGCGCGGGCTACATTCGCCGCGCCGCCCCGGGGATCTACACCTGGCTGCCCCTCGGCCTGCGGGTGCTGCGCAGGATCGAGACGATCATCCGCGAGGAGATGGACGGGATCGGCGCGCAGGAGCTGTCGTTCCCCGCCCTGCTGCCCAAGGAGCCCTACGAGGCCACCGGTCGGTGGACCGACTACGGCGACGGCATCTTCCGGCTCCAGGACCGCAAGGGCAACGACTACCTGCTCGGGCCCACCCACGAGGAGATGTTCACCCTCGTGGTCAAGGACCTCTACAGCTCCTACAAGGACCTGCCGCTCTCGATCTACCAGATCCAGACGAAGTACCGCGACGAGGCCCGCCCCCGCGCCGGCCTGCTGCGCGGACGCGAGTTCATCATGAAGGACTCCTACTCCTTCGACGTCGACGACGCCGGGCTGGAGGCCAGCTACCAGCGCCACCGCGACGCCTACATCCGGATCTTCGACCGGCTCGGCTTCGAGTACGTCATCGTCAAGGCCACCGCCGGCGCCATGGGCGGCTCCAAGTCGGAGGAGTTCCTGGCCCGCGCCGCCGTGGGCGAGGACACCTACGTGCGGTGCTCGTCGTGTGACTACGCCGCCAACGTCGAGGCCGTCACGGTCCGTCCTCCCGCGCCCGTGCCCTACGACGACGCCCCCGCGGCGCACGCCGAGCAGACGCCCGCGACGCCCACGATCGAGACCCTGGTCGACCACCTCAACGCCACGTTCCCGCGCGCCGACCGTCCCTGGGAGGCCGCCGACACCCTCAAGAACGTGCTGGTCGTGCTCAAGCACCCCGACGGCACCCGCGAGCCGCTGGCCATCGGCCTGCCCGGTGACCGCGAGGTCGACCGCAAGCGCCTCGAGGGCCAACTGGAGCCGATCGAGGTCGAGCCCATGGACGAGGCCGAGCTGCGCAAGCACCCCGCGCTGGTCAAGGGCTACATCGGCCCCGGGGTGCTCGGCGAGAAGAGCGCCTCCGAGATCCGCTACCTGGTCGACCCCCGGGTCGTCGAGGGCACCCGCTGGGTCACCGGCGCCGACGTCGACGGCAGCCACGTGCTCGACCTGGTGGCCGGGCGCGACTTCACCCCCGACGGCACCATCGAGGCCGCCGACGTGCGCGACGGCGACGCCTGCCCCAACTGCGACGAGGGCACCCTGGAGTCCGCGCGCGGCATCGAGATGGGTCACATCTTCCAGCTGGGCCGCAAGTACGCCGAGGCGCTGGAGCTCAAGGTCCTCGACGAGAACGGCAAGCTGGTGACGGTCACCATGGGCTCCTACGGAATCGGCCCCTCGCGGGCCGTCGCCGCCATCGCGGAGGGCACGCTCGACGAGTCCGGTCTGTGCTGGCCGCGCAACGTGGCCCCCGCCGACGTCCACATCGTCGCGGCCGGCAAGGACGCCGACGTGTTCGCGGCCGCCGAGCGGATCGCCCACGAGCTCGACGCCTGCGGCGTCCAGGTCCTCTACGACGACCGGGCCGGCAAGATCAGCCCCGGCGTGAAGTTCAAGGACGCCGAGCTGATCGGAGTGCCCACGATCGTGGTCGTCGGCAAGACCCTCGCCGAGACCGGCGCGGTCGAGGTCCGCGACCGGCGTACCGGCGAGCGGGTCGGGGTCCCCGCCGACCGCGTCGTCGACCACCTGGTCGCCCTGGTGCGCGCCTGA